A stretch of the Marinitoga sp. 38H-ov genome encodes the following:
- a CDS encoding alpha/beta hydrolase, which translates to MYMYKKENINFDKYNENDYTVLKFPVNYNTNYDENKNVYVHLFEPKKVNGDIVFLHGIGNTNIPYLEWYARYFKKFNYRTSVVILPYHLQRTPKGYNGGDLFYSANPDKCVVEFHNAVKDVRRTIDIIENFNDYNPNKLYLVGVSFGGIIGTMTLALDKRIKKGVLMITGGNWRWINFHSPYTEVIRKEYYTIGNSYGCNSEKFCIENFRKNAVDFVLNNFKTIDDIFDKAPIPCYSYDPISFAKFVDQPILLIRGIFDKVIPKEATDDLISLLPNVIVDKIPTGHKSSILFKNILSKKIINFIN; encoded by the coding sequence ATGTATATGTATAAAAAAGAAAACATTAATTTTGATAAGTATAATGAAAATGATTATACAGTTTTAAAGTTTCCAGTAAATTATAATACAAATTATGATGAGAATAAAAATGTATATGTTCATTTATTCGAACCAAAAAAAGTTAATGGAGATATTGTATTCTTACATGGAATTGGAAATACAAACATTCCATATCTAGAATGGTATGCAAGATATTTTAAAAAGTTTAATTATAGGACATCTGTTGTAATATTACCTTATCATCTTCAAAGAACACCTAAAGGGTATAATGGTGGTGATTTATTTTATTCTGCAAATCCAGATAAATGCGTTGTAGAATTTCATAATGCAGTTAAAGATGTCAGAAGGACTATAGATATAATAGAAAACTTTAATGATTATAATCCAAACAAATTATATTTAGTAGGTGTATCTTTTGGAGGAATTATAGGAACAATGACATTAGCATTAGATAAAAGAATTAAAAAAGGGGTTTTAATGATAACAGGTGGGAATTGGAGATGGATTAATTTTCATTCTCCCTACACCGAGGTTATAAGGAAAGAATATTATACTATAGGTAATTCATATGGGTGTAATTCAGAAAAGTTTTGCATAGAAAATTTTAGAAAAAATGCTGTTGATTTTGTTTTAAACAATTTTAAAACAATAGATGATATCTTTGATAAAGCACCTATTCCATGTTATTCTTATGATCCAATTTCATTTGCAAAGTTTGTTGACCAACCTATATTATTAATTAGAGGAATATTTGATAAGGTTATTCCAAAAGAAGCAACTGATGACTTAATATCATTATTACCTAATGTTATTGTTGACAAAATACCTACAGGTCATAAAAGTAGTATATTATTTAAAAATATTCTCAGTAAAAAAATTATAAATTTTATAAATTAA
- a CDS encoding MMPL family transporter encodes MSKLSSFIFKNSKIIFLLLTVITIISIYLISKLEIRPGFLDLLPSNDSYVEVYEEAINEFKSIDSIIIGIEGNRENIIDYIENISLKLKNIEYIDYVYYKNPIEFISKNIFLLSQERDQKILKELYSSTNLEEFFKAINVMFTEPENGFKIHESEKKQFEYMLNSFENLLYSIENIDEEGINKNLKSMLFGEEYLLSKDGTFGMIIIRPTINSNDIEKVVYLVNKIENLIKSESKNYNVKAGLSGTLVIARDEMVVTERDMLIATSVSIILILIIFILGFRSLRYMILAVIPLILGIIWALGFAKITIGSLNIMTVMMGAILAGLGIDYSIHIISLFIELRKNGLSVKESLVGVFEKNIRGVIAGAVTTAIGMGIFSISSFPGFREFGIVLSSGIILTLLASIFGLTILLKKFGDKYKDPGNFFVVDYNIKKYRVISLILFFVLLSISLVKINNIEFDKNMMNIEAKGLESIKLNEKILEKFEFSPDNTIFISNDLSEAKILYNELKELTIFSEIDSIVNYIPETESQVIGLSISNEIKNKEYIEKDIGNIKSEINNLNFSLTKTALSLNLIGQKDLGDNLNGIVKNGVLLRIANKSVEDLKKIQKAILDTLKDMRGNLNTNSIITFENIPYEIKNNYVGESGKLLTTAYTNGDIWNVDFQKEYFNSLEKLNFNNVSGTALIFLRVIQISSKEGIKVLLLTILFIFIVLLLDLKSLKYAILSLLPMLLSIILLLGVMGWFNIKFNVVNIIALPLIIGIGVDDGIHFIHRYKKEKDLRSSLKSTGKAITMTTLTTGAAFGSFILSKYRGFIGFGLLLLLGVIFSYLITVFVVTSILSYLEEEK; translated from the coding sequence ATGAGTAAATTAAGTAGCTTTATTTTTAAAAACTCTAAAATTATCTTTTTATTATTAACTGTTATAACTATTATATCAATATATCTTATTTCTAAATTAGAAATAAGACCAGGTTTTTTAGACTTATTACCTAGTAATGATTCATATGTTGAGGTATATGAAGAGGCAATAAATGAATTTAAGAGTATTGATAGTATAATAATTGGAATAGAAGGGAATAGAGAAAATATAATTGATTATATTGAAAATATTTCTTTAAAATTAAAAAATATAGAATATATAGATTATGTGTATTATAAAAACCCGATAGAATTTATTTCAAAAAATATATTTTTATTGAGTCAAGAACGTGACCAAAAAATTTTAAAAGAGTTATATTCTTCTACAAATCTCGAAGAATTTTTTAAAGCAATAAATGTTATGTTTACTGAACCAGAAAATGGATTTAAAATACATGAAAGTGAAAAAAAGCAATTTGAATATATGTTGAATTCTTTTGAGAATTTATTATACAGTATTGAAAATATAGATGAAGAGGGTATAAATAAAAACTTAAAAAGTATGTTATTTGGTGAAGAATATTTATTATCGAAAGATGGTACTTTTGGAATGATAATAATAAGACCAACAATAAATTCAAATGATATAGAAAAGGTTGTATATTTAGTAAATAAAATAGAAAATTTAATTAAATCAGAATCAAAAAATTACAATGTAAAAGCTGGATTATCAGGAACATTAGTAATTGCTAGAGATGAGATGGTTGTTACAGAAAGAGATATGTTAATAGCTACATCAGTTTCAATTATTTTAATATTAATTATATTTATTTTAGGTTTTAGAAGCCTTAGATATATGATTTTAGCAGTTATTCCATTAATATTAGGAATTATTTGGGCTTTAGGATTTGCAAAAATAACAATAGGTTCTTTGAATATAATGACTGTTATGATGGGGGCAATATTAGCTGGTTTAGGTATTGATTATTCAATTCATATTATTTCACTCTTTATTGAATTGAGAAAAAATGGATTATCTGTAAAAGAATCTTTAGTAGGGGTTTTTGAAAAAAATATTAGAGGAGTAATTGCAGGAGCAGTAACAACTGCTATAGGAATGGGGATTTTTTCGATTAGTTCTTTTCCAGGGTTTAGAGAATTTGGAATTGTATTATCTTCTGGAATTATTCTAACATTATTAGCATCAATATTTGGACTAACAATATTGTTAAAAAAATTTGGAGATAAATATAAAGATCCAGGTAATTTCTTTGTGGTAGATTATAACATAAAAAAGTATAGAGTTATAAGTTTAATATTGTTTTTTGTGCTTTTAAGTATATCATTAGTTAAAATAAATAATATAGAATTTGATAAGAATATGATGAATATAGAGGCAAAAGGATTAGAAAGCATTAAATTAAATGAAAAGATATTAGAAAAATTTGAATTTTCTCCTGATAATACAATATTTATAAGTAATGATTTATCTGAAGCTAAAATTTTATACAATGAATTAAAGGAATTAACGATATTTTCTGAAATAGATAGTATTGTTAATTATATACCAGAAACAGAATCTCAAGTAATTGGATTGAGTATATCAAATGAAATAAAAAATAAAGAGTATATAGAAAAAGATATTGGTAATATAAAATCAGAAATAAACAATTTAAACTTTAGTTTAACTAAGACAGCGCTTTCTTTAAATTTAATAGGACAAAAAGATTTAGGAGATAATTTAAATGGAATTGTAAAAAATGGAGTGTTATTAAGAATAGCAAATAAAAGTGTAGAAGATTTAAAGAAAATACAAAAAGCTATATTAGATACATTGAAAGATATGAGGGGAAATTTAAATACAAATAGTATTATAACTTTTGAAAATATTCCATATGAAATAAAAAATAACTATGTTGGTGAATCTGGGAAACTTTTAACAACTGCATATACAAATGGTGATATTTGGAATGTTGATTTTCAAAAAGAATATTTTAATTCTTTAGAAAAATTAAACTTTAATAATGTAAGTGGAACAGCTTTGATTTTTTTAAGGGTTATTCAAATATCTTCAAAAGAAGGTATAAAGGTTTTACTGTTAACAATATTATTTATATTTATTGTATTATTATTAGATTTAAAAAGTTTAAAATATGCCATTTTGTCTTTGCTTCCTATGTTACTATCAATAATATTATTACTAGGAGTAATGGGATGGTTCAATATCAAATTTAATGTAGTAAACATTATAGCCTTGCCGCTTATTATTGGTATAGGCGTAGATGATGGGATTCATTTTATACATAGATATAAGAAAGAAAAAGATTTGAGATCCTCTTTAAAAAGTACTGGTAAAGCAATTACTATGACAACATTAACAACTGGAGCAGCATTTGGTTCATTTATATTATCAAAATATAGAGGGTTTATAGGTTTTGGGTTATTATTGTTATTAGGAGTAATTTTTAGTTATTTAATTACAGTATTTGTAGTTACATCTATTTTAAGCTATTTAGAGGAAGAAAAATGA
- a CDS encoding YjjG family noncanonical pyrimidine nucleotidase: MKYEIVYFDLDHTLLDFEKSEKFALFGVLKELNIPTKDEYLEIYRPINEKWWKLFSEGKFSKNIIIVERFKEFFNAIGINMNIDYQKISELYLEYLSHLGFFFHGAKELLEELKKHKQRMAAITNGVEKVQQGRSKALNLENYFEFILTSEKVGKPKPHPLIFFEAAKISNVPIENSVYIGDNPDSDYLGAKNAGMDFILYDPKNLHNLPCKKVNNYDELLNLLI; this comes from the coding sequence ATGAAATACGAAATTGTTTATTTTGATTTAGATCACACTTTACTTGATTTTGAAAAATCAGAAAAATTTGCACTTTTTGGAGTTTTAAAAGAACTTAATATTCCTACAAAAGATGAATATTTAGAAATTTATAGACCTATAAATGAAAAATGGTGGAAATTGTTTTCAGAAGGAAAATTCTCAAAAAATATTATTATTGTCGAACGATTTAAAGAGTTTTTTAATGCAATTGGTATAAATATGAATATAGATTATCAAAAAATTTCTGAATTATATTTAGAATATTTATCCCATCTAGGATTTTTCTTTCATGGTGCAAAAGAACTTTTAGAAGAATTAAAAAAACATAAACAAAGAATGGCTGCTATTACAAATGGGGTAGAGAAGGTTCAACAAGGAAGAAGTAAAGCTTTGAATTTAGAAAATTATTTTGAATTTATTTTAACTTCTGAAAAAGTAGGAAAACCAAAACCACATCCTTTAATATTTTTTGAAGCAGCAAAAATATCTAATGTACCAATTGAAAATTCTGTATATATAGGAGATAATCCTGATTCAGATTATTTAGGTGCAAAAAATGCTGGAATGGATTTCATATTATATGATCCTAAAAATTTACATAATTTACCTTGTAAAAAAGTTAACAATTATGATGAATTATTAAATTTATTAATATAA
- a CDS encoding flavodoxin domain-containing protein: protein MRTCIIYDTKRNSTNIISNWIKKELEDKNIEVNIFKVNEFDGDFNYDLFIIGSPIYYERPLKGISNFIENNSYSLNKTKVAIFIVCMAKIFGNATGGYIKKHYLFPLEKYFDNLIISSAIFEGWLRKENLKEKEKIKIWINELIKKMEW from the coding sequence ATGAGGACATGTATAATATATGATACTAAAAGAAATTCAACAAATATTATATCTAATTGGATAAAAAAAGAGTTAGAAGATAAAAACATAGAAGTGAATATTTTTAAAGTTAATGAATTTGATGGAGATTTTAATTATGATTTATTTATAATAGGATCACCTATATATTATGAAAGACCATTAAAAGGCATTTCTAATTTTATAGAAAATAATTCATATTCATTAAATAAAACAAAAGTAGCAATTTTTATAGTATGTATGGCAAAAATCTTTGGAAATGCGACTGGAGGATATATAAAAAAACATTATTTATTTCCTTTAGAAAAATATTTTGATAATTTAATTATTTCAAGTGCGATATTTGAAGGCTGGTTAAGAAAAGAAAATTTAAAAGAAAAAGAGAAGATTAAAATTTGGATAAATGAATTAATAAAAAAAATGGAGTGGTAA
- the groES gene encoding co-chaperone GroES, whose protein sequence is MKVKPLGNRLLIKPVIEEKKTEGGIVLPDTAKEKPMRAEVIAVGNIDSDVELNVGDHVIFAKYSGTEVKIDDEDYILIDVDDILAKYED, encoded by the coding sequence ATGAAAGTAAAGCCATTAGGTAACAGATTATTAATAAAACCTGTTATTGAAGAAAAGAAAACTGAAGGCGGTATAGTTTTACCAGATACTGCAAAGGAAAAACCTATGAGAGCAGAAGTTATTGCTGTTGGAAATATAGATTCTGATGTAGAATTAAATGTAGGTGATCATGTAATTTTTGCAAAATATTCAGGAACTGAAGTAAAAATAGATGATGAAGACTATATTTTAATTGATGTAGATGATATTTTAGCAAAATATGAAGACTAA
- a CDS encoding class I SAM-dependent methyltransferase, with protein sequence MSKYDYIAKYYDKLLFSLEEKYLDKYRKKFVGKIEGYTLDLAVGTGNNIKYYPKNSNVVLIDESEKMLEIAKNKAKNRNDLNLKFIQSSIENLPFNENTFDTILSIDVFCSVNNPFKSMKKVYNVLKNGGKGIFVEHGLTGNILKDFWLYFSTLFTYPLLGSSMIRKPLNYLQYANFKLVEYGYLNKSFYYFIVRKEKI encoded by the coding sequence ATGAGTAAATATGATTATATTGCAAAATATTATGACAAATTACTTTTTTCTTTAGAAGAAAAATATTTAGATAAATATAGAAAAAAATTTGTAGGAAAAATTGAAGGTTATACATTAGACTTAGCTGTTGGAACTGGTAATAATATAAAATATTATCCTAAAAATTCCAATGTTGTTTTAATAGATGAAAGCGAAAAGATGTTAGAAATAGCAAAAAATAAAGCAAAAAATAGAAATGATTTAAATTTAAAATTCATTCAGTCTTCAATAGAAAACTTACCTTTTAATGAGAATACTTTTGATACAATATTATCAATTGATGTTTTTTGTTCTGTAAATAATCCTTTTAAATCAATGAAAAAAGTTTATAATGTATTAAAAAATGGCGGTAAAGGTATTTTTGTTGAACATGGTTTAACTGGAAATATTTTAAAAGATTTTTGGCTATATTTTTCTACTTTATTTACTTATCCACTTTTGGGTTCGTCAATGATTAGAAAACCTTTAAATTATTTACAATACGCAAATTTTAAATTAGTTGAATACGGATATTTAAATAAATCATTTTATTATTTTATAGTAAGAAAGGAGAAAATATGA
- a CDS encoding YbaB/EbfC family nucleoid-associated protein, whose protein sequence is MAKKIRGLGGRSLKSSGGKKNDIMKLMQEAQKTQELMEQELKLFESELSIKEFEATSGGGVVKVIATGDLKIKDIVISDELEDEDFDIIKDMIIAATNEVLEKAKSYKEEETEKISQKYLGGLNLGI, encoded by the coding sequence ATGGCTAAAAAGATAAGAGGTTTAGGTGGTAGAAGTTTAAAATCATCAGGCGGAAAAAAGAATGATATTATGAAATTAATGCAAGAAGCACAAAAAACACAAGAATTAATGGAACAAGAATTAAAATTATTTGAATCAGAATTATCTATAAAAGAATTTGAAGCAACTAGTGGTGGGGGAGTAGTTAAGGTAATAGCTACTGGAGATTTAAAAATAAAAGATATAGTAATTTCAGATGAATTGGAAGATGAAGATTTTGATATTATAAAAGATATGATAATTGCTGCTACAAATGAAGTATTAGAAAAAGCTAAGAGCTATAAGGAAGAAGAAACAGAAAAAATATCTCAAAAATATTTAGGTGGATTAAATTTAGGTATCTAA
- the gap gene encoding type I glyceraldehyde-3-phosphate dehydrogenase, which translates to MAIKVAINGFGRIGRVVFREMMKRGNFEVVAINDLTDTKTLAHLLKYDSVHGKFDGTVELAENGFIVNGKEVKVFAEKNPANLPWKDLGVDIVIESTGVFRNKEKAMPHIEAGAKKVIITAPAKGDVDLTVVLGVNDELLSKDQVVISNASCTTNSIAPVIKVLNEKFGIKKGLLTTVHSFTNDQRVLDLPHSDLRRARAAAVNIIPTTTGAAKAVGIVIPELKGKLDGIAMRVPTPDGSITDLTVVVEKETTAEEVNAVIKEASETYLKGILGYTEEEIVSSDIIGTTFSGIFDASLTKVMEGNLVKVASWYDNEYGYSARVVDLTERLASML; encoded by the coding sequence ATGGCTATTAAAGTTGCTATTAACGGTTTTGGGAGAATTGGGAGAGTTGTATTTAGAGAAATGATGAAAAGAGGAAATTTTGAAGTAGTTGCAATAAATGATTTAACAGACACAAAAACTTTAGCTCACTTATTAAAATACGATAGTGTTCATGGAAAATTTGATGGAACTGTTGAATTAGCTGAAAATGGTTTTATTGTAAATGGAAAAGAAGTTAAAGTTTTTGCAGAAAAAAATCCTGCAAATTTACCTTGGAAAGATTTAGGAGTAGATATAGTTATTGAATCAACAGGTGTATTTAGAAATAAGGAAAAAGCTATGCCTCATATAGAAGCAGGTGCAAAGAAAGTTATTATTACAGCTCCAGCTAAAGGTGATGTTGATTTAACAGTTGTATTAGGTGTTAATGATGAATTGTTATCAAAAGATCAAGTTGTTATTTCAAACGCATCATGTACAACAAATTCAATCGCTCCAGTAATTAAAGTTTTAAATGAAAAGTTTGGAATTAAAAAAGGATTATTAACAACAGTTCATTCATTTACTAATGACCAAAGAGTATTAGATTTACCACATTCAGATTTAAGAAGAGCAAGAGCAGCTGCTGTTAATATTATTCCTACAACAACAGGTGCGGCAAAAGCTGTTGGAATAGTAATTCCTGAATTAAAAGGTAAATTAGATGGTATAGCAATGAGAGTTCCTACTCCAGATGGTTCTATTACAGACTTAACAGTAGTAGTTGAAAAAGAAACAACTGCTGAAGAAGTAAATGCTGTTATAAAAGAAGCTTCAGAAACATATTTAAAAGGAATTTTAGGTTATACAGAAGAAGAAATAGTTTCTTCAGATATTATTGGAACAACATTCTCAGGTATCTTTGATGCATCATTAACAAAAGTAATGGAAGGTAACTTAGTAAAGGTTGCATCATGGTATGATAATGAATATGGATATTCTGCAAGAGTTGTTGATTTAACAGAAAGATTAGCATCAATGTTATAA
- a CDS encoding TetR/AcrR family transcriptional regulator, translated as MEDTYEKIIKSAYEIFSKEGYQKASINKIKDRAKVSKGAIYHYFKSKEELYFKVLEYFLFEFTNIVDNVEISNLKDLESLGLVYIKRYKEDNEMQKFLIDFFLQSMLNKKINKLMNDFLKKAIEFIESKIVEMQRKGIILNEINANFLAQKIFLILDSLGIYISIGSDIIDLERIWIDYVNNNLGIYFKD; from the coding sequence ATGGAAGATACATATGAGAAAATAATAAAATCTGCATATGAAATTTTTTCAAAGGAAGGATATCAAAAAGCAAGTATAAATAAGATTAAAGATAGAGCTAAAGTATCAAAGGGAGCAATATATCATTATTTTAAAAGTAAGGAGGAATTATATTTTAAAGTTTTAGAATATTTTTTGTTTGAGTTTACAAATATTGTTGATAATGTTGAAATATCTAATTTAAAAGATTTAGAATCATTGGGTTTAGTATATATAAAAAGATATAAAGAAGATAATGAAATGCAAAAATTTTTAATAGATTTTTTTCTTCAATCTATGTTAAATAAAAAAATAAATAAATTAATGAATGATTTTCTAAAGAAAGCAATAGAATTTATTGAAAGTAAAATAGTAGAAATGCAAAGAAAAGGTATTATTCTTAATGAAATTAATGCAAATTTTTTAGCGCAAAAAATATTTTTAATTTTAGATTCTTTAGGTATATATATTTCTATAGGATCTGATATAATTGATTTAGAAAGAATTTGGATTGATTATGTAAATAATAATTTAGGTATATATTTTAAGGACTAG
- the groL gene encoding chaperonin GroEL (60 kDa chaperone family; promotes refolding of misfolded polypeptides especially under stressful conditions; forms two stacked rings of heptamers to form a barrel-shaped 14mer; ends can be capped by GroES; misfolded proteins enter the barrel where they are refolded when GroES binds), giving the protein MAKIMLFSEEARRALERGVDKVADAVKITLGPKGRNVVLEKSWGSPTITNDGVSIAKEIELKDKFENLGAQLVKEVASKTNDVAGDGTTTATVLAQAMIREGLKNVAAGANPMLMKNGIQKAAAKAVEEVKKMSKKLSSKDDIAHVASISANNEEIGKLIADAMDKVGEDGVITVEDSKTMETFVEFTEGMQFDRGYISPYFVTDTEKMEAIVKEPYILITDKKISTVKPLIPVLEKVAQAGKPLVIIAEDVEGEALSTLVLNKLRGTLESVAVKAPGFGDRRKAMLQDIAILTGGVVISEEVGLTLENVTLNDLGRADVIKIRKDDTIIVGGKGDEEKIKERIKQIKGQIENTTSEYEKETLQERLAKMAGGVAVIKVGAATETELKEKKHRIEDALSATRAAVEEGIVPGGGVTLLRAKKGIESLLSELDGDELIGAKVVYNALEAPIRQIAKNAGVDGAIIIDRVLSKDTPSYGYDALHDDYVDMFEKGIIDPAKVTRSAVQNAASIASMLLTTEVLVVDEPKEEKAPEMPDMPAY; this is encoded by the coding sequence ATGGCAAAAATAATGTTATTCTCAGAAGAAGCAAGAAGAGCTCTTGAAAGAGGTGTTGATAAAGTAGCAGATGCTGTTAAAATAACTTTAGGTCCAAAAGGTAGAAATGTTGTATTAGAAAAAAGCTGGGGTTCTCCAACAATTACAAATGATGGTGTTTCAATTGCAAAAGAAATCGAATTAAAAGATAAATTTGAAAATTTAGGTGCTCAATTAGTTAAAGAAGTAGCTTCTAAAACAAATGATGTTGCTGGTGATGGTACAACAACAGCTACAGTATTAGCACAAGCTATGATTAGAGAAGGTTTAAAAAATGTTGCAGCTGGTGCTAACCCAATGTTAATGAAAAACGGAATTCAAAAAGCTGCAGCAAAAGCTGTTGAAGAAGTAAAGAAAATGAGTAAAAAATTATCAAGTAAAGATGACATAGCACATGTTGCTTCAATTTCTGCAAATAACGAAGAAATTGGTAAATTAATTGCAGATGCTATGGATAAAGTTGGTGAAGATGGAGTTATTACAGTTGAAGATTCAAAAACAATGGAAACATTTGTTGAATTTACAGAAGGTATGCAATTTGATAGAGGATACATTTCACCATACTTTGTTACAGATACAGAAAAAATGGAAGCAATCGTAAAAGAACCATACATATTAATTACAGATAAAAAGATTTCTACAGTAAAACCATTAATCCCAGTATTAGAAAAGGTTGCTCAAGCAGGAAAACCATTAGTAATTATTGCAGAAGATGTTGAAGGAGAAGCATTATCAACATTAGTATTAAATAAATTAAGAGGAACATTAGAATCAGTAGCAGTAAAAGCTCCTGGATTTGGAGATAGAAGAAAAGCGATGTTACAAGATATTGCTATATTAACAGGTGGAGTTGTAATTAGTGAAGAAGTTGGATTAACATTAGAAAACGTAACATTAAACGACTTAGGTAGAGCAGATGTTATAAAGATTAGAAAAGATGATACAATTATTGTTGGTGGAAAAGGTGACGAAGAAAAGATTAAAGAAAGAATTAAACAAATAAAAGGTCAAATCGAAAATACAACATCAGAATATGAAAAAGAAACATTACAAGAAAGACTTGCAAAAATGGCTGGTGGTGTTGCTGTAATTAAAGTTGGTGCTGCTACAGAAACTGAATTAAAAGAAAAGAAACACAGAATTGAAGATGCATTATCAGCTACAAGAGCAGCAGTTGAAGAAGGTATTGTACCTGGTGGTGGAGTAACATTATTAAGAGCTAAAAAAGGAATTGAATCATTATTATCAGAATTAGATGGTGATGAATTAATTGGAGCTAAAGTTGTATACAATGCTTTAGAAGCTCCTATTAGACAAATAGCTAAAAATGCAGGTGTAGATGGCGCAATAATTATAGATAGAGTATTATCAAAAGATACACCTTCATACGGTTATGACGCATTACACGATGATTATGTTGATATGTTTGAAAAAGGTATTATCGATCCTGCAAAAGTTACAAGAAGTGCAGTTCAAAATGCAGCATCTATCGCTTCAATGTTATTAACAACTGAAGTATTGGTTGTAGATGAACCAAAAGAAGAAAAAGCTCCAGAAATGCCTGATATGCCAGCATACTAA
- a CDS encoding carbohydrate kinase: MKIDVYGAVFYDIYIFGEKPHESEILEMPGGSAFNIAYLLYNLGHEVNLNSFLGYDYRGDILNKLIPFKNLDRKNEKTAIFISKNEIPIAVERKINDCEFIKLEKKSDIAIITTELSKKELKKIEKLNYDFIFFDIGPRPYISKDIFNNAFVIGNEKECEYRNCDIVKIGIKGVEYKNKIFESNNKEAKYKIGLGDIFDGFFIHFYLKFNNIELAIKEAIKEVEKVLIIPGAYNKINSLIKKI; the protein is encoded by the coding sequence ATGAAAATAGATGTATATGGAGCAGTATTTTATGACATATATATATTCGGTGAAAAACCGCATGAAAGTGAGATACTTGAAATGCCAGGTGGGTCAGCATTTAATATAGCATATTTATTATATAATTTAGGTCATGAAGTTAATTTAAATAGTTTTTTAGGATATGACTATAGAGGAGATATTTTAAATAAATTAATACCTTTCAAGAATTTAGATAGAAAAAATGAAAAAACAGCAATTTTTATATCAAAAAATGAAATTCCTATAGCAGTTGAAAGAAAAATAAATGATTGTGAATTTATCAAATTAGAAAAAAAATCAGATATAGCTATTATTACAACAGAATTATCAAAAAAAGAATTAAAAAAGATAGAAAAATTAAATTACGATTTTATATTTTTTGATATTGGTCCTAGACCTTATATTTCAAAAGATATATTCAATAATGCATTTGTAATTGGAAATGAAAAAGAATGTGAATATAGAAACTGTGATATAGTTAAAATTGGAATTAAGGGTGTTGAGTATAAAAATAAAATATTTGAAAGCAATAATAAAGAAGCAAAATATAAAATAGGATTGGGAGATATATTTGATGGTTTTTTTATTCATTTTTATTTAAAATTCAATAATATAGAATTAGCTATAAAAGAAGCTATTAAAGAAGTTGAAAAAGTATTAATTATACCAGGAGCATATAATAAAATAAATTCCTTAATAAAAAAGATATAA